The following nucleotide sequence is from Oncorhynchus clarkii lewisi isolate Uvic-CL-2024 chromosome 6, UVic_Ocla_1.0, whole genome shotgun sequence.
GACATTCTACTCCAGTAAAGCAAGGCATTAGGTATATAGAAATGCTCCTTTACTAGAGCAGCTATCCTCACCTGCAAGTTGTTAGGCCGTGAGAAGCCCACAATATATGTGCAAAGAAATGCATTGCGAGGAGccatgcaaaaaaataaaaaaaaataaaaatatgacaCGAGGAAACAATCAAAAGCTACATAAAAGCTTTATAAATACAATAACATTTTAAATCCTTAATGGAGATGTCAATTCGAGCAGTATTGTACTGTGTGATAGATAGCTGGCACTCTAGGCTCAACACTTCTTTAGCCTGATGTTTTTATTTTCTCATAGTGGATCTGCGCAGGTAATTCATGCCCTCTTTGGTTGACTGCAGTACTGAAGAAAAATTCaaacaataaacaacaataaaataaaattccAACAAAGAGTTGTTAGAAAAACAGCATCAACTCTCAACAGCAGACAACTGCGCCTCGATGTCCACTCTGCAGATGGGGCACTTCTTATTGGTGAGGAGCCATTGGTCCACACACAGTTGATGGAAGAGATGCATACAAGGTAGGCGTCTGTGGAAGAGAGAATATATTGTTAGACAGACTTTGAATTTCATCTTCATAATGAATGAAATGACAATGGAATGAATAAGGAATTAaatgacaatgaacacaattagtTTAATTTGGTTTGTTGAAAGATAGAAACTTAACATTCACACATTACAGTTCTTACATTACACCAACAGAGGGCAGAAACTCACTTAATCACATGAGCACATATTGTATGTTGAGCTCCAGAAATGCCCTCTGAGACCAGTCATTTTCAGACACTCAAAGGATTGGCTTTTCTGCTGATTACTATATTTGGGTGTTGAGAAAATCTCCACGGCATATCAAGAGAAAATGTGGGAAAGGAGTGGTCGTTCTCACACAAAAACAGCCCCGCATTAAAACACACACGCTACAGTAAAACTGTACCTGacgtcctccccttcctccagtATTGACAGACAGATGGTGCATTTCTCCTCTGTGTCTTCGTCCGCCCCCTCATCTTCTTCTTGCTTACCATGCAGCTTTCTCTGTTAATGAAAACACCATTATAGATACACAGCAGCAAAAACAAAGTTCAAACAAAGACAACTCTTATTCACATTATAAAGACGTATTAAACAGGGAAGGCTGAGACCATTTTATGAGGGTTACCGTCAAACACGATAAATGCATTCAGGGTTCACAGGCTGTAAACATTACAGGTATAGACCCAACTTGCGAATAAACTATCCTTTATGACTGATAGAGGGCTTACTGTATACAGTACAAGCATCATGAGGGTGAACACATATCCctatgaggacagagagaatggTCATTTTGTCCTGGCTACAAAACATGTCATCCCTATGATCAAGGTaatatggatttaaaaaaatatatttaaataaatattcccaaaaatctaaaaaatgtttcTACTGCCGAATCCCCTTGCCCCCAACACTACTACCATTAACAACTATAAATGAGCAGAGACATGTTTCCAAATTGAATTTGTTCATTTTTTTCTCACCGAGTCTGAGGTTGCGTGCATATTTTTCCCAATAGTTGCCCATGCTTCAGGGGTTAACTGTTCGTCAATGTCTCGCTCAGTCTCCAACACCTTCTGTATTGGGCAGCAGGTTATTAGGTTActtatttaaatacatttggaaAACTAGATGGAATCTTTCCCTACAATGTTTTCTAAGGCTGAAACATTGGCTGAAAGGGACACTTTCTAGTTTCTACAGCATCTGATTTAACGATAACAATACATTCATATTTTGAAAGGAGCACAAAATAACCACCGAGTGTGCACTCTGTCCCATAATAAAATCTTGTGCAGACATGCACAAAATACATCACATCAAACTACATTACATAGGATAtgttctgaaacacacacacacttttataggAGTGCTCTCACCTTTTTGTACTTGTGTGGGTAAGTGCACCTCTCTATGGTTCCCTGAGAGGCCCCTCGGTTCACAGTCCCCAATCTCTCCTCTAAATGCAGCAGATCCTGAGGAAAAGGGCAGGAAAACAACCCAACATGAGACTGTGCCAACTCAGTTCCACACAGCTCATTATCCACAGCCATAACACCCTCTCAGCTCCTTCATAACTAATTACCAGGGCCAGAGTGTTTCTTCACCACCTGACCTGagcaggaaaaactccaggcacTAGTTACTAGCTCTTTACTAATCAAGTGTCACCTCATAAGTTCGTCCAAATCCAGTCATTCTGGATGAGATGTAGCGAATGTGCGGGTAGGTTACTTCAGACATGCCAGTGTGCTGTGAGGAAGGAGGCAAAACAATTCCATGGAAATATGTTCACTTCAGTGGAGTACAGTCATTTGTTTCTGTGGGCTACAGTTCATGAAGCACATATAGCGATATAGCATTATCAATTAAGTCTGCTGACACTGCTCGACATGGGTATAAATTCCAGCTAGCATTGCCAAAAACAGCATTTTTGATAACCGCAGAAGTCTCACAATTTCATATTTTCGGACATTGTGCATTAACTTTCAACATCTTTTCAAAGGGGCATCCATTGATTTCAGGCAACTGGTTATGTTGAATATGCATGAGAAATGCCATAATTGCCAACGCATTATTCATGTGGCCCAACAAACCATCCTTGAAATAACAGATGTTATAAAGAGAGGGCTAGCATCATTCATCTAAGCCATACTTCTCATGTATTCTAACGTAGGCACGTGTGCTTAGAGTGAGGGTGCCAGTCGTGCACTCACCATGAAGGGGATGGGGAAGTGGTGCAGTCTTGGGGGAGGGTGGTAGTGGGGCAGGTGAGGGTGCAGGTGTCCTGAAGGATATGGCGCCACGGTCACTCCAGCCTCGATACCCAGCTCCCTAGAGAAGAGAACCAGACCAACAACAGTCATCACCAACTCAGGCATTGATGTCACAGGTGCCATTTCAACAGTGAAGATGAGTGACTGACTATATCCTTAGTGCACAGCAGGCCACATATACGTCGGTAAAAATAAAACTCTTGGCCCTACACGCAAGGCATTGGCCATCAACTGCTCTAATTGGTACTGACCACGCAGTCCTCTGCTCAGGTTGGCGTGGGTGGGACGACATGGTCTGGGGCACGTGGATGTGGTGGCCATGGCCGTAGTTGGGGTGCATTCtgtgggggtgtggaggggggcGCTCATGTGCTcgtctggagacagagagagaggtttatCAGAAACACAAGAGGGAAAATACCATAATATTGTCCCTGTAATCAGACAATTGGATGCTACTGTCTGTGCTTGCagttgtgttgctgccatcaGACGGGTTGGACCGGGGCCAGAGGCTACACTCACGTGGGGTGTTGCATCATCCTGCGTCTCTGAACCTCCATCCTCTGCAGCATCTCGTGCTGGTGCAGCCTCTGCACAGAGGTCCCCAGTGCGGGCATGTGGTGCTGCAGGGCCTGGTGCTCCGCGGGCAGGTGTTGGGGGGCACTGGAGCCTGTGAGGTGGTGGGCAGGCAGAGGGGCAGGGGGGGGCGGGGGCACGGCGTGGCCAGGGGGGTGGGAAGGCAGGGGCGTGTGGAAGGGATGGACGGGGTGGGGGATGACGTAGTCACCCTGTGGAGTGggctgaggagggggaggagggttaCCATGGGAATGGGGGCAGGTGTTAGAGGGCTGGTGGTGCAGGGAGCGTGCCAGGGGGGCGTCTgggtgtcagagagacagagcgagaatgGTGGGAGAAAGTTGATAAGTAGTTAGTAACACCTTACCAGATCGCCTTTAAGTCCCCTTCCTAATGATGACacctgatcatcatcatcatcagttaTGACTCTCCTCACTGAAAcatgctgcctggctggctgctcCCTGTGCTGAGCAGGTTTCCCACCTGAGACCCCGGACagacccagcctctctctctgtctgtctgtctgtctcgctccctACTGCAGAGAGAAGGGGGCCGGAGCAGGAATGACTGTCTGACGTGACTGAGTGTAGGCACTAGACAGGTGCGCCAACAGTTCCAATTATCCCTCTAAATATGGCCCCACCAGGGAGCACCGCCACACTCCTCATTCCAAACAGAGCTATTCTGAGGAGAATCAGCAATTAACAGGGCCTGTTTGGTAGCACACCCGCAGCACTTAGCACATTAAACATCAGGTGTTTCTCTTAATTACTATTAGCACTGGGTTTCAAGAGTGCTGTTGTCGGCATAATCTTTCAAGGTCTGGTGGTAATAGTTACTGTATATATCCTAAAGGCTCACATGTTTAGTACAGTAGTATGCAGGTTCTGCATGGGAATAACACACTATAGTTACTACTGCAGCATTTCATTTTCCTATCAAATCAACACTTAAACAATAGAAACCACACAAATCTAACCCCAAAATAACTTCACCCACCAAAATAAAAGGCCATCTCCCTTTTGGTACAGATGTAGCTCTACTCACAGGAGGGGTGCATGAAGTGCCTGCAGGTGGATAGCTGTGGCTgtggctgaggctgggccaccatgGCTGAGCTGAAGGAGTCCACCACTGCGCTGGGCTGGCTGGGCCCTGGCCCTGTTGCATTCTGGGAGTTGTAGGCAGCGGGCCGAGACGTGGAGCCTGGACAGCACGGGTCAAAGGCTGAGGTGCCATGGAAACTACCGGCCCCGCTGCTCCGCAAGCCACTGTTGCTCAGGTCCACCGGTAGAGTCTGCttgggaggggagagacagagacaggagggttGGCGAGGAGGGGAATGAAAAGGAAAGTATAGGGgtgagagatacagggaggggaGGTATGGAGAGAGTAGAACCAGACTATGATGTTATGGTGCTATTGTCTGACTCTGATCTCTGTAGTGACAGAATATATAACTAACCAGTAGAACACTAAACTAAAACCACAGGGCTTCATGGTCCAGCCACCACAAAGCACAAGATACAAGTACAAGACAATGGGCTTCACAGTTTAGACTGCAGTAAACCGGCTGAGAAAATGCAATCTAGGTGATGGAGTTTCAAATCATAGTAGCAGCCCTCCCTCGTTGAattattcaaataaataatcatatttAGACTGATGCATAAAACATGACTTATTCACCTTATGCAGGCAGTATGTCTCCTTTCTCTGAGCTGTAGCTGAGGGCGGTACCTACATGTAGGCCAAGCCCATCAAAGGGCACAGCATTTTGCCTCACCCATGAAACTACTTCCTCCTTTTCATGGTAGAGACCTGACGGCCCAGTTTTGAATACTTGCCCCAGCCCTGCATGAATTATGTAGGAATCAGAGAGTATcaagacagagagacggaggtcTATGGAGGGAGCCCCTAACCTGACCTGCAGACACAGCCCTCTCAACCCCAACCCAACTCATTACACTTTAACCACACACTGCACCACTTTGATGGTAAATAATACAATCCAGCAGCTCCTAACAATTAGCAGAATTTAAATGATTCAGCGGTGAATCTGGCTTCAAGGGAGGTTGCCAGCTAGATCCTTTGCAATGTTTTTGTTAAGATATCAGTTATTTGTCTGTTTCAGTTCCTATTCTGTTTTTTCCTTCTTTAATCACCTTGAATCTGATTCATTGGCAGATATTGATGGAGCCGTTTGTTTAGACACACAAAGACTTAGTCAAAGATACATTTGAATGCGATGGTGACATctgccagggagaacatggcttgcATGGTTTACTAAAACTATAAATGATTCCTAATTTATCTCCAGCTATTGTGGGAGGAAAGGGCAGTCTTCTATCTCCTCAGATTCTATTCATTTAGCCTACTTTTATAGATTTTGGGCAAGAAAGAAAATATGATCAAATACTTtcatgactttaaaaaaaaatctcattttaataTGGAATATATTTATAAAATGTTACTGCTATAAGAAATGCATAAATTCTCTGGTCGATATATTAAAGTTGGGGAAATCAAAAAAAGGAAGCAGAAGTAACAGCCAAACCTCCAATGTGTTGATGCTCAGGCCTACCTGGTCGTGGTATTGGGTGGAGCTGCTGCTGCTGACCCCTCCCCCTCTGCATGGTGCAGGCAGGGCAGTGGGCCTCTCTAGGGGGCAGCTGGGCTCAGGAAAGGGCAGAGTGGTTGGAGGTGGGTGCTGAGGCacatggtgatggtggtggtggaagtgGTGGGCGTGGCTGTGCTGCTGGGAGCCCGGCTGCTGGGGGGGCTGGGCCTGCAGGCAGCTGGAATGGCCCAGGGTCATGTGACCAGGGGAGGGCCCTCCGCAGGGGGAGTGCTGCGGGCAGCAGGAGGGTAACCTGGGCATGGCCGCGCCCCCACTCTCTCCTGCCACGCCAGACGATCCTCTTCTGCTCTCATCTGATAGAGATGGAAAACACCTTTAAGCTTCCCTCATTATTCATAGATGAGATTCCCATAGATGACCCACAGGGAAGATGAATAAACTTATAAAGGCACACAAGGTTGACATCATGGCTTTCTGGAGAGTCTATGGTCTGACTTACCCTCCGTGCCTGCAGCACCCCTTGGCCCCTGTGCCAGCGTGCTGTCTGGGGCTGGGCCTTGACCAGGGCAGCTGGTGGAGGGGCCTAGGGCATCGTGGGGCTCTGAGGTAGAGGTATgatgagaggaggatgaagaggaggagctgACAGTCTGAGGGTGAATGCTGTCAGAGGTGGATGGCACAACAGAGAGATCTGAGATAGGGAAAAGAGACAGGTAAACAGATTTAATAGGTGGGAATTCATTACGTAGCACAcatccatctctgtgtgtgtgtgtgtgtgtgtgtgtgtgtgtgtgtgtgtgtgtgtgtgtgtgtgtgtgtgtgtgtgtgtgtgtgtgtgtgtgtgtgtgtgtgtgtgtgtgtgtgtgtgtgtgtgtgtgtgtgtgcgtgcgtgcgtgcgtgcgtgcgtgcgtgcgtgcgtgcgtgcgtgcgtgcgtgcgtgcgtgcgtgcgtgcgtgcgtgcgtgcgtgcgtgcgtgcggcagggtttccattaggaaaATGTGGCGGCGGACATTTGACCGGCAGCATTTTAATTTACCGGACATGTGAGAAATTTAccagacccatatgcattgggtgcataACCTATTAGAGTGTCCACCCTCAGTGCTCAGAACGACAGAAATCACTAACAGAACACGCAAGTCAAGGAAGCAATGATGTGCCGTCCTCCTTACCAAATTCTGATGTGCACTTTAAAGAagttagaataactgtccacatctacttttcctcagccaacgaacagcaaaatcactagcctgtcaatctactatcctccACAGTAGAacagttgacctattctattggtcagcttgtcgagaaagAAATTGCCTGTTCCAAACACTCTGGGGTAGTTGTGGGACGATAGATTCCAAATTCATTACAACCAGTAATGTCTAGGCTACATAAAACAAACCTTAAAAAGCAATGAGTCTGATGCAACAGACCAGAACGttcagcttaaaatgttgatcaactaTTATATGCGCACAATGCAGAAAGCTACACGGGAATGTTCGTTCAATAACccaattagcgggaaaacacttGTCAAAAGGGCCCTGCACACGTGATTGCAGAAATTTAGAAAAAGGGGAGATGTAATATGCAACAacttgctaatatgactaggattgtgccttggaatactggacaatgaaagaaagttgatataAATGAATTGCCACCACGGATATGGTCTGATTTTGGCtcggctactttgaagcaaggtaagagaTGCCTCATATGTATTAAaatgttcaggtttcaaacaattaagtatgttttcaaagtgcatactgcctccagctaaTTGCAAAGAGGTGTGTGACGCGCTGATGAAGTCTGCCTTCTGTTGCCTAAGCATTTACTGTTAGAGATGCTATAGCAGCAGCTCTCACGCTCTGACAGATTTTACACTCaaaggctctgtatctgtatgcTGTAGGCATGTGATAAATAAGATATTCCTACACAACGAATATACACAGCGTGaacaaggtgaatccaggtgaaaactatgatgtcacttgtcaaatccacttcaaatcagtgtagataaaggggaggagacaaggcttaaaaatccttctttaacctaagacatgtgtgccattcagagggtgaatgggcaagacaaaatatttaagtgcctttgaacggggtatagtagcaggagcaccggtttgtgtcaagaaccgcAACGCTGATGATGGATTTTTCACGATCAGCAGTTtcccgtgtgcatcaagaatggtccaccacccaaaagacatcagGGCCaatttgacaactgtgggaagcattggagtaaacatgggccagcatcactgtggaacgctttcgacaccttctagagtccatgccccgacgaattgaggctgttctgggggtaAAATGGGGTTCAACTGAAtattaaggtgttcctaatgttttgtacactctgtaaGCCTACTATACACACTGCAATTTTATCTgcttttctatttatttattttttttaatcgccCAAAAGCTGGCTATTACcgcctaacggaaaccctggtgtgtAGACTGGCTGCAGTGCCTTGGCAGCCAGGGAGAAGAAGATACCTCATTAGCATTCCACAGTGTGAGCTCCATCTGCTTTTCATACTCACAAATTAATTTCTCCTCCAAAGAAATGCAAATAGGCTCATATCTCACACTGCTCTGTTATTCTGTTATCAGTCACACGGTGCGAGACCATAAAGAGAATGCACCAAATTGGACTTTTAAGTCACACTAATGCTTTGGTCTGGTTTGCTAATGCCTCAGGTTAGAGGGCAAACTGGTCTGGGAAAACATAGCCATTAGCCAGAGATATGCAGGATGTTGGAATGGTAAAGCCATTACAAAAACAGTCAGTCCACACCTGATATATTCAAATTATAATAAATAGAATATAATGTGTTtttcatttaaataaataaaaacaaatgaacaACTAGACAGGGAAACTGAAACAAAGAACCCATTTTTAAAAAGGTGTATATGCAATGGCTTGGGGCTGTCATGAATGTATGAACTGAACTGGAGTAGGGCCTATACATCTGGTGAGAATAATGTACGTATATAAATTGGAGATGATTAAATACACAGCTCTTCAATGGACTTTGTAATTCAATGTAGGCTATACTCATCAGGAGTCGGCTGTATATCCCCTAAATCCAGAGTGAAACTCTTTACCCACAAAAGCTTTAACACCACCAGGTGCATTTCATTCCTTGTGCCTAATGCATCCACATTAACAATGAAGAGCATGCTTCTGGCTACTGCTCCAGTGGCTGGCATCACTGTGACATTTTATGATAGAATTGACAGTATGAAACGACATGCATCAGAAGTGCAATGGGTTGATATGTAAAAGCCAACCAATGAAAGAGCAGACGCTCTCAGGGGCACAGTCGCTATTAATATCCCTCCATTTGATGAAAAGATACAGATGAATCATTATTAAAACAGTGCTCGCTTACGGGAACATTTCAAATTGAATTGTGATGACAGGACAATTCTTATTCAAGTTAGCGACAGCCACTCACTCCCAGGTTTGGAGAGATGTGTGGAAGAAGCTAGCTAATCCTATTAAACAATAGAGTGTGAATGACAGTATTTCATTTGACATGTAATATTTCCCAACTCCCTACAGTGTTGAGCTGGATCATGTAAGAAAGCATTAGACTCATCAAAATCCACATTCATATGCTGTGCGACAGTCCGGCTATCGTATGCAGCATCTAGGAAAAAGCTGTTCCCCAATGTAAATGATTTTTACACACATAATCACCAGATCTATTTTTTTTCTGCCTCAAGAGTAAACTTGcttctctgtatgtgtgtgtgagagagagtgagacacagacacacagagagagagtgagacacagacacacagagagagagagtgagacacagacacacagagagaaagagtgagacagacacacagagagagagagtgagacacagacacacagagagagagagtgagacacagacacacagagagagagagtgagacacagacacacagagagagagagagtatttgcAACCCTTTGTATGTTGTTCATATAAAAATGACTGTTCTTCTTAAGAGGACAAATGCCTCAGAGGACTACTGTAAACTCGCCTTTGTGTTGAAGGACGAATGAGCCTAGCTTTGAAAGAAAAGACAGTGGAAAAACAGAGGCCTGAGTCTAAGTCTATGACCTCTATGTGACTGTTGCATCATATAGTTCAtctcagagtggtattgcgggtCGGCACGTCCTCATGCTCACCATCCTCATCCACTGTGAGGTCCACCACCTCCCCGGCGCTCTGGCGCAGAGGCTGGATGACGGTAGAGAGGCGGTGGCGGCCGCGGGGCTCCTGGGGCCGGTTCTGGGAGCAGCTGGGGCCCCAGTACATCCTGCCATGGCCCCCCACCGAGCGAGGCCtgtggacacaaacacacagccagttagcgaggaaggagaggagaggggggtaaaCAACCAGATTAAACAAGGCTTCAGTTCAGACTGACTGGGACCACGCTGATAATGCCAGGTTATCTGGACCCTGGGCTACGGTATTGTAACAATTCTATGATATATTGCTGACCACACAGCCCTCTCACTGGAGACCAGTGGTCAGTGGACGAGACCCAGTCCATAGGACTTCATGGAGAAGTGAGAAAATCCAGACAACTCAGCCCGATTTTCCTCCCGAAGCAAATCTCTTGCTTTCCCAGCCTGATCGTCCTTTAAATAAATATATgatccattcctctcaaaaattttagaaaaggctgttgcgcaacaactcactgccttcctgaagacaaacaatgtatacgaaatgcttcagtctggttttagaccccatcatagcactgagacggcacttgtgaaggtggtaaatgacattttaatggcatcggaccgaggctctgcatctgtcctcgtgctcctagaccttagtgctgcttttgataccatcgatcaccacattcttttggagagattggaaacccaaattggtctacacggacaagttctggcctggtttagatcttatctgtcggaaagatatcagtttgtctctgtgaatggtttgtcctctgacaaatcaactgtaaatttcggtgttcctcaaggttccgttttaggaccactattgttttcactatatattttacctcttggggatgtcattcgaaaacataatgttaactttcactgctatgcggatgacacacagctgtacatttcaattaaacatggtgaagccccaaaattgcccttgctagaagaatgtgtttcagacataaggaagtggatggctgcaaactttctacttttaaactcggacaaaacagagatgcttgttctaggtcccaagaaacaaagagatcttctgttgaatctgacaattaatcttaatggttgtacagtcgtctcaaataaaactgtgaaggacctcggcgttactctggaccctgatctctcttttgaagaacatatcaagaccatttcaaggacagcttttttccatctacgtaacattgcaaaaatcagaaactttctgtccaaaaatgatgcagaaaaattaatccatgcttttgtcacttccaggttagactactgcaatgctctactttccggctacccggataaagcactaaataaacttcagttagtgctaaatacggctgctagaatcctgactagaaccaaaaaatttgatcatattactccagtgctagcctctctacactggcttcctgtcaaagcaagggctgatttcaaggttttactgctaacctacaaagcattacatgggcttgctcctacctatctctctgatttggtcctgccgtacatacctacacgtacgctacggtcacaagacgcaggcctcctaattgtccctagaatttttaagcaaacagctggaggcagggctttctcctatagagctccatttttatggaacggtctgcctacccatgt
It contains:
- the LOC139411470 gene encoding E3 ubiquitin-protein ligase Arkadia-like isoform X4, whose protein sequence is MKSEVPSEAQGRQEHLKGPLANPEPMETAKSFPANMEVIGKAGSEFAPLCADTRHRPLRDIGARRDPDRGLPGRKKRKSQQPGPSDCSLKEGRVSEGSLPLQRHQPDLLERRSEDERNPESSFSDCASSPSSSLRFGDSDTMSSEEEVEAGGTGAAGGPQPTQQAPVSTTGGGTGVGLRTILGRTRGSRSHKWARSEVEPVLLKRPCLGGRRSLHRKRIVKPGSGGIQRTQKQKERLLLQRKKREVIARRKYALLHSTSSSSEELTSGSSSPSSTEAEDELYVDGSSSSQPSSAAVATVSLDEDVVVIEATPAPPVPASEEINVTSTDSEVEIVNVGDGFRPRSVGGHGRMYWGPSCSQNRPQEPRGRHRLSTVIQPLRQSAGEVVDLTVDEDDLSVVPSTSDSIHPQTVSSSSSSSSHHTSTSEPHDALGPSTSCPGQGPAPDSTLAQGPRGAAGTEDESRRGSSGVAGESGGAAMPRLPSCCPQHSPCGGPSPGHMTLGHSSCLQAQPPQQPGSQQHSHAHHFHHHHHHVPQHPPPTTLPFPEPSCPLERPTALPAPCRGGGVSSSSSTQYHDQQTLPVDLSNSGLRSSGAGSFHGTSAFDPCCPGSTSRPAAYNSQNATGPGPSQPSAVVDSFSSAMVAQPQPQPQLSTCRHFMHPSYAPLARSLHHQPSNTCPHSHGNPPPPPQPTPQGDYVIPHPVHPFHTPLPSHPPGHAVPPPPPAPLPAHHLTGSSAPQHLPAEHQALQHHMPALGTSVQRLHQHEMLQRMEVQRRRMMQHPTRAHERPPPHPHRMHPNYGHGHHIHVPQTMSSHPRQPEQRTAWELGIEAGVTVAPYPSGHLHPHLPHYHPPPRLHHFPIPFMHTGMSEVTYPHIRYISSRMTGFGRTYEDLLHLEERLGTVNRGASQGTIERCTYPHKYKKRKLHGKQEEDEGADEDTEEKCTICLSILEEGEDVRRLPCMHLFHQLCVDQWLLTNKKCPICRVDIEAQLSAVES
- the LOC139411470 gene encoding E3 ubiquitin-protein ligase Arkadia-like isoform X5 — translated: MKSEVPSEAQGRQEHLKGPLANPEPMETAKSFPANMEVIGKAGSEFAPLCADTRHRPLRDIGARRDPDRGLPGRKKRKSQQPGPSDCSLKEGRVSEGSLPLQRHQPDLLERRSEDERNPESSFSDCASSPSSSLRFGDSDTMSSEEEVEAGGTGAAGGPQPTQQAPVSTTGGGTGVGLRTILGRTRGSRSHKWARSEVEPVLLKRPCLGGRRSLHRKRIVKPGSGGIQRTQKQKERLLLQRKKREVIARRKYALLHSTSSSSEELTSGSSSPSSTEAEDELYVDGSSSSQPSSAAVATVSLDEDVVVIEATPAPPVPASEEINVTSTDSEVEIVNVGDGFRPRSVGGHGRMYWGPSCSQNRPQEPRGRHRLSTVIQPLRQSAGEVVDLTVDEDDLSVVPSTSDSIHPQTVSSSSSSSSHHTSTSEPHDALGPSTSCPGQGPAPDSTLAQGPRGAAGTEDESRRGSSGVAGESGGAAMPRLPSCCPQHSPCGGPSPGHMTLGHSSCLQAQPPQQPGSQQHSHAHHFHHHHHHVPQHPPPTTLPFPEPSCPLERPTALPAPCRGGGVSSSSSTQYHDQTLPVDLSNSGLRSSGAGSFHGTSAFDPCCPGSTSRPAAYNSQNATGPGPSQPSAVVDSFSSAMVAQPQPQPQLSTCRHFMHPSYAPLARSLHHQPSNTCPHSHGNPPPPPQPTPQGDYVIPHPVHPFHTPLPSHPPGHAVPPPPPAPLPAHHLTGSSAPQHLPAEHQALQHHMPALGTSVQRLHQHEMLQRMEVQRRRMMQHPTRAHERPPPHPHRMHPNYGHGHHIHVPQTMSSHPRQPEQRTAWELGIEAGVTVAPYPSGHLHPHLPHYHPPPRLHHFPIPFMHTGMSEVTYPHIRYISSRMTGFGRTYEDLLHLEERLGTVNRGASQGTIERCTYPHKYKKRKLHGKQEEDEGADEDTEEKCTICLSILEEGEDVRRLPCMHLFHQLCVDQWLLTNKKCPICRVDIEAQLSAVES